From the genome of Thiovibrio frasassiensis:
GGCGAACCAGCACCTTCTTTTTTTGCGGTGCCGCCCCGGGCTCTGGTGCCGCGCCTGCGGTCCCGGAAAGGGGTCGCGTGAAGGTACAGCCGGCCTTGGGGCATCGCAGGGAGAGCCTGCCATCGAGACTCTTTTTTTCCACCAGAAATGGGGAATCACAGACCTGACAAGCGATGGCATGGGGCTTGGACCAGGCCATAAATTCACAATCCTGCTCGGGACAGACATAAAAAATCTTCCCGGTGGGGGTATGCTTGGTCACCACTGTACCGGTCCGGCAGACAGGGCAGAGCAGAGACGGGGCGCCATCTTTTTCATAGGATGCCGAATGCCGGCATTCGGGATGCCCCGAACAGTACCAGTACTTTCCGAAACGGTCCTCCTTGAGCAACAGCACCCTGCCACAGTCTGGGCAGGGTTTGCCCGGCTCCGCCTGTGCCGATGCTGGCTCGACAAGCAAAGCTTCCCCGGGTGGTGGAGGAAGAGGCTCGTCCATGGAGGTCGCGGCTTCGGCAAACATCTTTTCCGTGGCTGCGGCAAGTTCCGGCGAAACAACCTCTTCCGCCACAGCAGGCTCATCCAGGACAATGGGTTCCTGACTCTCCTCCTGAGCGGAGACGGCCTCGTCACCCTGAGGCTCAACTGTTTCCGGACCACTGCTTACGGCAGCACCCTCGCCTGTTTCCGCGACCTCGGCGGCGGACTCCGAGATAGCACCCTCCTTGACCGAGGCAGACTCCGGCGGCTCCAGCGAAGCGGCCTCCACAAGCGGCTCAGCAATGGACGGCTCAGTCGCCTTTTCCGCTTGACCCGGGACACCCCCCCCGGAATCCTGAACCTTCGCAGGCTCCGCTTCTTCGGGCAGCCTGATAACGCTGCGTGAACTGATCCCGCGTTTCTGGGTGGCAACCGGCATTGCCATCTTCACCAGAACCTCGCCCCGCATCATCATGGTTTGATCGAACTGTTGCAGACCGCTGGTCAGCAGTTTTCTCCCGCTCACCGCCTCCTCAATGGTCTGGGCCAGATAGGCGGAAAGCTGAATCCCCTTCATGGTCGGAAAAGCGCGGTTCATCACACTGAGAAGCTTGGCGGTATTCTCGGCGCAGCGAAAAGAACCGTCCGGCATCATTCTGAGATAATTGTTATCGAGCATCTGCTGGAGCATGGCCACGGTCATCCCGTCGATCTCCAGGGAGAAATCAGCCAGATCGGTGGCCAGCCCCTCAAAACTGTAATATTCAGGGGGATGGCCGGTATTTTTTTCCGGGATGATCTGCACGCAGTGCAGCGGTTGCCCCGCCTTTACCTCAGCCAGAGGAGAGGGAGGCGCCAGGAGTTCATGCTCCTGACAGCCAGGATAGATGGCGAGAAACCCTTTATCCGACAAAACCTTGGCATTGCCCTGAAAAATACAGTCTTCACCACCCTCCACCGTCACCGCCAAAAGCTCTCCTTGCGCCTCCTTCATCTGGCTTGCCAGAGCCCTAGCCCAGACCAGTCGGTAGATCTTCTCCTCCGCCCCGCCTATTTTCCCTGCAAGCTCTTCAGGGCCGAGCTCCGGCAGAGTGGGGAGAATGAGGCCCCGGGTGGTTTGCTGCCCGGTCTCCGGCCCCAAGCAGGAATCCCCCAACCTTTGAGCAATCTGGGCCCTGATTTGGACAAACACAGCGGCAAAGGATTCCTGGGCCATGGCCGGGGGGAGAAAAGCGGTGACCAGCCCCAGCCTCCGTCCATCCACCTTCACCCCGTAATAGAGATTGCGAATCGCGGTCATTGCCGCCAGGGGGGAAAGACCTCCCTGGGCAACTCCGTCCCGCAGCAACTCAAGGAAATGGTACGGGCTCGGCGGGGCAACCGCGAGGGGCGACCGCGCAACCTCGCGGACCTGAAAGGAGGCATTGTTAAAAAGGTTGATGGCGGTATGCACCTCTTTCTCGTTGCGCAAAAAACCGTCATCCGTTACCCCGTAAGCTTCTTGCAAAGCCAAGGCACACTCCCCTGCTTCGCTGCTGATCTTGACCTTCACCTTCCATTTCGCAAGGGGGGTAAACATCCTGATCTCGGTTTCCCTCTCGGCCAGGAGAAAAAGGGTGGTGAGACTCGGATGATTGAGCGGAAGACCGCTGGGACCGGTTCGGCTGCCCAGAAGACGCTGCAGGTGTTTCCCCAGATAGGACTCAAAAATCATCTTGATATAGGTCGCAGCCCCCTTCTCTTCGCTGACAGGCTCCACCCGCCGGAACGATTCCCGGAGAGCCTCTCCGGCGAGCCCAACTAAACCGACCCGTTTGGGCTGCTTACTGCCGGGAGCGACCATCGCCCAGTAACCGCTGATCAGCCAGGCCCAAAACTCCCCACGCCAATCCCCATCAAGGGCGAGATATATTTCTCTCCCCTGACAGGCAAAAAGTTTATCGAGAAATATTTTTTCCTTGGCCTCGGGTCCGAAATCGAAATGCGGCTTTTCCCGACGCATATGGTCTTTGGGCGGGAGGTAGGTGGCTCTCGCCGGTGCTGCCAGCACAAGGATGGGCTCCACTTCTCCGCCAAGCTGTTCTGCCAAGGTTTCTGCCTTGGCTGCCGACTCGACAATGACTACAGACTTTGCCATGCACCTCTCCCGACCTATTTTCAATGACAAAAGATTCTTGTTTGCAAAATAACACTGAAGGAATTCCCATTCATTCACGAAAAATAGCATATAATCAGCAACAACTTTATACAATCAATTATCCATATACTTTTTTTGTTTGCCAATCCTTTCCACGGAGCCCCAATGCCAGCCCTGCTCAGCCTGCAAAGCATCAATGAGACCCTCGACAACCTTGAGTTGAAGGAGGGAACCCTCAAAGCGGAACTGGTCAGGGTTATTCGCTCATATTTCGCCGACGAACACGCCGTACAATCCATCTCCAGCATCCCCGCCGAGGAAATCGTCTTCAAAATCTGGGGGCCCTGCCAGGACGATGAGCTCAAAGCCAAGAAGAAAAACTTCAGCTCCCTCAAGTCCGCGCTCAACAAATCCCTCAAGGAGCTGGACAAGGCAGGGAAAAATCAAGCCGGCATCATTCTGGGCCGGGACAATGTCTTTATTGTCTCAGAAGAGCGCAAGGATGACATCCTCAAGCAGATGGGGCTTTCACCAAACTCCCCGAATCTACTGCACGAAATGTTTGCGGCCTTCAAAAAATTCTTTTCCGAAAACATCAAGGATCAGCAAGCCCAGGATGTCAAAAATCTCTTGGATGAGTTTGAGAAATTACGAGATTTAGCCGTTGCTGCGCCGGACACAGGCGAAGAAACCGAGACCGTTGAAACCATTGAACTCGATGCGGGAGAGGAGTTTGAGCTCCTTGACCAGAGCGAAGAGTTTGAGGTTATCGACGGAGAAGAGGTTCTTGAGGAAGAGGGTGGATCAGACGCAGAGGAGATCGCCGGAGAGGTTGATCTGCTTGACGAGGATCTGATCGAAGAGGTCCAAGAGATCACCGACGAAGACCTTGTTGACACCGAACTCCTTGAGGAGGAGGTGATGGAGATCCTCGACGAGGAAGAACTTGAGGAGGTCTTCGAAGATGAAACCTCCCCCACCGAAGGCTTGGGAGAAGAGGAAGGAGGGGCCGGGGATGCGGGGATCGCCGAAGGGGTGGAACTGCTCGACGAGGAGCTGATCGAAGAGGTCCAAGAGGTCGCGGGCGATAATCTTGCCGACATCGAACTCNNNNNNNNNNNNNNNNNNNNNNNNNNNNNNNNNNNNNNNNNNNNNNNNNNNNNNNNNNNNNNNNNNNNNNNNNNNNNNNNNNNNNNNNNNNNNNNNNNNNCTTGAGGAGGAGGTGGAGATCCTTGACGAGGAAGAACTTGAGGAGGTTCTCGAAGAAGAAACCTCCCCCACCGAAGGCTTGGGGGAAGAGGAAGGAGGGGCCGGGGATGCAGGGATCGCCGAAGGGGTGGAACTGCTCGACGAGGAGCTGATCGAAGAGGTTCAAGAGCTCGCCGATGAAGACCTTGCCGACACCGAGCTCCTTGAGGAGGAGGTGGAGATCCTTGACGAGGAAGAACTTGAGGAGGTTCTCGAAGAAGAAACCTCCCCCACCGAAGGGTTGGGGGAAGAGGAAGGAGGGGCCGGGGATGAGGGGGTCGCCGGAGAGATTGAACTGCTGGACGAGGACCTGATCGAAGAGGTCCAAGAGCTCGCAGACGAAGCGCTGACTGAAAGCGAATTCATTGAGGAGGAGGTGGAGATCCTCGATGAGGATGCGCTGGAAGAAATTGGAGAATCAGCGGAATCATTGGCCGCTCCTCCCCATCAGCCAAGCCCCCTGGAGGTCCTCTCAAAATACATCGAAGCGGAAGAAGCGGTGAACCAAGGAGAGTTGCTGCGGGAGACCCAGGAGGAGTTTATCAATCAGATCCTGGAACGGTTCATGCCGAAATTTATCAAGATCCCCGCCGGCACCTATCTGATCGGAAGCGCCAACCCCAAAGGGTTGGAACAACCCCTGCGCAAGGTCGATCTGCAGGATTTTTATCTTGGTCAATCGCCCGTAACCAACGACCTGTTCGACATGTTTGTCCGGGAAACAGGCTATACCACCGATGCCGAGGAAGCGGGCTATGGGATTGTCTTCGAAGGCCGCTGCACCAACAGGAAAGACCCGGAAACCGGCAGGCAAACCTTCAGCCTGACCCAAGGAACCATTGCCCGCCATGTGAGCGGGGCAAACTGGCGCCACCCTGCCGGGCCCGACAGCACTCTGGAAGGGCGACACAATCACCCGGTGGTGCAGGTCAGCCACCACGACGCCATGGCCTTTGCCGCCTGGGCCGGAAAACGGTTGCCCACGGAAGAAGAGTGGGAAGCCGCAGCCCGCGGAGCACGCGGCCAGCTTTTCCCTTGGGGGGAAATGTGGCAGGTTGATTTTGGCAATTTTGAAGGTGCCTGCCTCGGCGGCACAACCTCGGTCGAGCATTTCGGCCGCAAGGGGATGAGCCCCTTCGGCATCTACGATCTGCTGGGCAACATTGCCGAATGGACCTCCTCCCTCGACCCGGGGCAACCTGCCTCCCCCGGCAAACCGACGGAAAAAATTTACATCCTCAAGGGCGGCTCCTGGATAACCGGAGGAACCGTGACCGCGGCGTGGCGGCAGATAGAACGGGGGAAATATTGGGCAAACACCATCGGCTTCCGCTGTGCGGTCTGAAAAAACCTCCAATGACTCCCCTCCCCCTGCGGGAGGGGTTGGGAAGAGATCGAGTTCCACCCGGAATAGGATGAGCCATGCTCAACAATAACCGAGCGAGACAAAATACTGCCTCTATCCCGCTCCTTAAACCGCGAAGCTACCCTGCCAACACCTGATCAATCAGCTCCTCGCTCACCGCATCGGTGATAACGACCTTGCCGATCTCGGTGGGCAGGACAAAGAACGGCCGCCCAGCCACGGTTTTCTTGTCCGTTTTCAGAAACCCCTTGATTTGCACCGGGGAAAATTCCGCAGGAATCTCCGTGGGCAGACCATAATCCGCGATGAGCCGGCACACGGCATCAGCCTGATCCTGGGAAAAAATCCCCTTACCCACCGCCAAGCGGCAGGCAGCCACCATCCCCAGGCCAACCGCCATCCCATGGGCCATGCTGAAGTTGGAAGCCGCCTCCACCGCATGCCCCAAGGTGTGGCCGAAATTCAGAATCCGCCGCAGATCTGCCTCGCGCTCGTCCGCCGCCACCACCGCAGCCTTGATCTCGCAACAGCGGGCGATCATCGTTTCAAGAACGGAGAGATCCCGGGCCAAAATCGCCTGCCGCTGTTCAGCAAGAAAACGGAAAAATTCCGCATCATAAATCACCCCGTATTTGATCACCTCGGCCAAGCCGTTTAACAACTCGGCTGGGGGCAGCGACATAAGAACGCTGCTGTCGATGTACACGCAGCGGGGTTGATAAAAAGCGCCGACCAGATTCTTGCCCTCGGGGATATCCACCCCGGTCTTGCCCCCCACCGAGCTATCCACTTGGGCCAGAAGGGTGGTGGGAATCTGAACAAAAGGGATGCCCCGCATATAGATGGCCGCGAGAAAACCGGTAATATCCCCGGTCACTCCGCCGCCCAGGGCGATGAGTGCGTCTTTCCGGTCCAGCCCGAGTTGCGCGAGCCTGCTGGCCAGTTCGGCAACCGTGGCCAAATGCTTGCTTGCCTCACCCCGGGGAAAGGTGATGAGCTCCGCGGAAACACCTGCCGCTGCCAAAGAGGCCATAAGCTTGGGGCCGAGAAGTTCACCGACATGGGAATCCGCTACAACCACATAGCGTTTGGCAATCCCGCGCTGCTTGAGATCCGCGCCGATTGTGGCCAAAATGTTGTTTTCGATCAAAATATCATAAGCCCTGTCGCCAAGGCCAACCCGAATTGTCCGCATATCCTTCCGCCTTTCGGAGTCTCGACTCCGTCTCGCTTACCTGGAGTCCCGACTCCGACTCGCTTACCTCGGGGTATTTCCCATGTCCCGGCCACAGTAACTATTCAGCACAAACGCGCATTGTGCAACACAGTCCCCCCTCCCCTTGCGGGAGGGGGTTAGGGGGTGGGGGTAATCAGTATAAGCAACGTTGCCACACCTAATCAGTCGGCAACTTCACCCGCCCCGTTCGCCTTTTTCTTTATAAAGAATCGGGCAAGATTGCAACCTTCTTGACAAGTTCGGCAAGATCGCTAGACTGGATATAGGATTGTTCCACCAAACAACAGCGAGTTACGGGAGAACAGACATTATGGCCGCACCGAAAAGCAGCTCCGCATTGACCGAAGCAGGAAAAAAAGTAGGCAAAGCCCTGGCCCGGTCGGGCCATACGGTTGAGGAAACCGGACAAAAGATGAAGAAAGCGGCGCAGAAGATCGTAAAAAAAGCGACGAAAAAGGCGGAAAAAACCGTGGGCTCCGCCATCGGCACGATCAAAAAAGAAGTACAGGAACTCACCCATAAAAAGGGAGCCTGTGCAACGGCGGGAAAAACCCCGCTGTTTAAGCCGGGCAAGGGCATGACCGTGGAAGGGCAGATCGGCTTCCTGGCCGGAGACATCTTTCTGTATCTAAGCGAAAACGGCCCGACCCCGGTGACAAAAATCACCAGCGTCATGAAAGACCGGGGCTCCCTTTCCCTCCTTGGCGCAGCGCTAGGCTGGCTGGCCCGGGAAGCGAAGATCTCCTTTTCCAAGGACGGCACCAAGGTTTCCATCCTCTGATTCCGGCTGGCAATCAGGCTATTGCTTGGGAGGCTAAACCTACAACCGTCATTCCCGCGCAGGCGGGAATCCATGCTTGAGAATGAAAAAACAAGCCGCAGTGTATATTCTGGCAAGCAAATACAACGGCACCTTATATCTCGGTGTAACCAGCAATTTAATGCAAAGGATTTGGCAGCACAGGAGTAATCTGGCTGATGGGTTTAGGAAAAAATATACCGTCCATTTTCTCGTATATTACGAATTGCATGAGGAGATGCCAACAGCGATTCTGCGCGAGAAACAACTCAAGCAGTGGAACAGGCAATGGAAAATCAACTTGATCGAAACGATCAACCCAACCTGGAAAGACTTATGGCAAGAATTGATCTGAGCATGGATTCCCGCCTGCGCGGGAATGACGGTTTAGACATGTAATCATCAAAGCAATGCTCTGGCAAGCATGTCATTCCCGCGCAGGCGGGAATCCATGAGTACGGCGACCAGACTAAAACATTCGCGCAGGGGTGAACCAATCGCCTGGCCAACAGCAAAAACCTACATAAAAAAAGGGGAGACACCTTACGGTATCTCCCCTTTTTTTATAACCAAAAACTCAGGAACAGCGAGATTACATCGCGGAACCGGAAGCAGCGCCCTGCATCTTGACCTCAACCTTCTCGGTCAAAGTGGCATAGTATGCGCGCAGGATAACCAGAACCTCTTCACGGCCAAAGTGGTCAACAACCTCTTTGCCCTCGGAAAGAGCCTTACGCAGCTTGGTGCCGGAAAGGATAACGCGATCATCCTTGGTGTGCGGGCAGGTACGCAGAGAAGCCATACCATCGCACTTGGTGCAGTAGAAGGTCCAGTCGATCTTCAGCGGCATGCACTTCAACGCCTTGCCTTCGGCCAGGTTGGTCGGGATGCGGTCGAAGATTTCCTGAGCCTCGAACAGGCCGTAGAAGTCGCCAACACCGGCATGGTCACGACCGATGATCATCTTGGTGATGCCGTAGTTCTGACGGAAGGTTGCATGGAGCAATGCTTCACGGGGACCGGCATAACGCATATCCAGCGGGTAACCGGCCTGGATGACGTTGTCTTTTACAAAGTAGTTCTCAACCAGGCAATCGATGGCCTTAACGCGAACCTCGGCAGGAATATCGCCGGCCTTCAGGTTGCCGATCAAAGAGTGGATCAGGACGCCGTCACATACTTCGATGGCGATCTTGGCCAGGAACTCATGGGAACGATGCATGGGGTTACGCAGCTGCAGGGCAGCAACGTCGGACCACTTACGCTCTTCGAACATGGCGCGGGTCTCGGCAGGGGTCAGGTACACGCCCTTGTACTTGGCGGGGTACTCGCCCTCGGAAAGAACCTTAACCGGGCCGGCCAGGTTCACTTCTTTCTGCTTCATAACCATCTGAACGCCGGGATGATCCTTGAGCGCGATATCCCAGAACTTGTCATCGGCAGACTCTTCGCCTTCGCCCTTGAATACCTTCTCACACTCCCACTTCTTGTCAGCGTCGGTCATTTCGAACTTCTCGCTGATCTTCATGGTGGCGTAGATCTCACCATCAGCCTCAAGAGCAACCTCGTCGCCTACCTTGATTGCATCGGCATCGGCCTTGGAAACGTCCAGGGTGATGGGCAGGGGCCAGAAGGTGCCGTCAGCCATGGTGAAATTCTCAACAACACCCTTCCAGTCGGCCTTGCCCATGAAGCCATTCAACGGAGAAAAACCGCCGATGCCCATCATGATCAAGTCGCCTTTTGCGCGGGCGCTGATCTGGATCTTCTTCAGGCCTTTGGCCTTTTCCTGCTCAGCGGTACGCTCGTTGCCATGCAACAGACAGCATACCAGACCTTTTCCACCATGGGGAGCGACTAACTTAGACATGATTGAGTCTCCTTTTTATAATGATACAGAAAATATTAAAAGAATGCACAATTGCACAATGAACACAGATTCAGTTTGACGATCAGGTATACGAGAGCCCCCAATAATTGTCAAGCAAAAAGTCTTGGCAAAAACACACAACCCTCCATTACAGGGCAACAACAAAAAGCCCCAGGCAACTGGGGCTTTGTTTTAAAAGATATTTTTTTGCTGGAGGAGAACAAGAGGTCAAAAAAAAGAGCGGTTGACGCACGTCCAGCGGCAACCGACGACGTCCTGTTTTTTCAGAACGCCGACAGCACAATCAGGGCAGGCAACTGACAGAAAAGAGGTTA
Proteins encoded in this window:
- a CDS encoding formylglycine-generating enzyme family protein — encoded protein: LEEEVEILDEEELEEVLEEETSPTEGLGEEEGGAGDAGIAEGVELLDEELIEEVQELADEDLADTELLEEEVEILDEEELEEVLEEETSPTEGLGEEEGGAGDEGVAGEIELLDEDLIEEVQELADEALTESEFIEEEVEILDEDALEEIGESAESLAAPPHQPSPLEVLSKYIEAEEAVNQGELLRETQEEFINQILERFMPKFIKIPAGTYLIGSANPKGLEQPLRKVDLQDFYLGQSPVTNDLFDMFVRETGYTTDAEEAGYGIVFEGRCTNRKDPETGRQTFSLTQGTIARHVSGANWRHPAGPDSTLEGRHNHPVVQVSHHDAMAFAAWAGKRLPTEEEWEAAARGARGQLFPWGEMWQVDFGNFEGACLGGTTSVEHFGRKGMSPFGIYDLLGNIAEWTSSLDPGQPASPGKPTEKIYILKGGSWITGGTVTAAWRQIERGKYWANTIGFRCAV
- the sat gene encoding sulfate adenylyltransferase encodes the protein MSKLVAPHGGKGLVCCLLHGNERTAEQEKAKGLKKIQISARAKGDLIMMGIGGFSPLNGFMGKADWKGVVENFTMADGTFWPLPITLDVSKADADAIKVGDEVALEADGEIYATMKISEKFEMTDADKKWECEKVFKGEGEESADDKFWDIALKDHPGVQMVMKQKEVNLAGPVKVLSEGEYPAKYKGVYLTPAETRAMFEERKWSDVAALQLRNPMHRSHEFLAKIAIEVCDGVLIHSLIGNLKAGDIPAEVRVKAIDCLVENYFVKDNVIQAGYPLDMRYAGPREALLHATFRQNYGITKMIIGRDHAGVGDFYGLFEAQEIFDRIPTNLAEGKALKCMPLKIDWTFYCTKCDGMASLRTCPHTKDDRVILSGTKLRKALSEGKEVVDHFGREEVLVILRAYYATLTEKVEVKMQGAASGSAM
- a CDS encoding GIY-YIG nuclease family protein; amino-acid sequence: MKKQAAVYILASKYNGTLYLGVTSNLMQRIWQHRSNLADGFRKKYTVHFLVYYELHEEMPTAILREKQLKQWNRQWKINLIETINPTWKDLWQELI
- a CDS encoding DNA topoisomerase — protein: MAKSVVIVESAAKAETLAEQLGGEVEPILVLAAPARATYLPPKDHMRREKPHFDFGPEAKEKIFLDKLFACQGREIYLALDGDWRGEFWAWLISGYWAMVAPGSKQPKRVGLVGLAGEALRESFRRVEPVSEEKGAATYIKMIFESYLGKHLQRLLGSRTGPSGLPLNHPSLTTLFLLAERETEIRMFTPLAKWKVKVKISSEAGECALALQEAYGVTDDGFLRNEKEVHTAINLFNNASFQVREVARSPLAVAPPSPYHFLELLRDGVAQGGLSPLAAMTAIRNLYYGVKVDGRRLGLVTAFLPPAMAQESFAAVFVQIRAQIAQRLGDSCLGPETGQQTTRGLILPTLPELGPEELAGKIGGAEEKIYRLVWARALASQMKEAQGELLAVTVEGGEDCIFQGNAKVLSDKGFLAIYPGCQEHELLAPPSPLAEVKAGQPLHCVQIIPEKNTGHPPEYYSFEGLATDLADFSLEIDGMTVAMLQQMLDNNYLRMMPDGSFRCAENTAKLLSVMNRAFPTMKGIQLSAYLAQTIEEAVSGRKLLTSGLQQFDQTMMMRGEVLVKMAMPVATQKRGISSRSVIRLPEEAEPAKVQDSGGGVPGQAEKATEPSIAEPLVEAASLEPPESASVKEGAISESAAEVAETGEGAAVSSGPETVEPQGDEAVSAQEESQEPIVLDEPAVAEEVVSPELAAATEKMFAEAATSMDEPLPPPPGEALLVEPASAQAEPGKPCPDCGRVLLLKEDRFGKYWYCSGHPECRHSASYEKDGAPSLLCPVCRTGTVVTKHTPTGKIFYVCPEQDCEFMAWSKPHAIACQVCDSPFLVEKKSLDGRLSLRCPKAGCTFTRPLSGTAGAAPEPGAAPQKKKVLVRRVAPGSGGAGGATKKVRIVRRKK
- the aroB gene encoding 3-dehydroquinate synthase yields the protein MRTIRVGLGDRAYDILIENNILATIGADLKQRGIAKRYVVVADSHVGELLGPKLMASLAAAGVSAELITFPRGEASKHLATVAELASRLAQLGLDRKDALIALGGGVTGDITGFLAAIYMRGIPFVQIPTTLLAQVDSSVGGKTGVDIPEGKNLVGAFYQPRCVYIDSSVLMSLPPAELLNGLAEVIKYGVIYDAEFFRFLAEQRQAILARDLSVLETMIARCCEIKAAVVAADEREADLRRILNFGHTLGHAVEAASNFSMAHGMAVGLGMVAACRLAVGKGIFSQDQADAVCRLIADYGLPTEIPAEFSPVQIKGFLKTDKKTVAGRPFFVLPTEIGKVVITDAVSEELIDQVLAG
- a CDS encoding winged helix-turn-helix domain-containing protein, giving the protein MAAPKSSSALTEAGKKVGKALARSGHTVEETGQKMKKAAQKIVKKATKKAEKTVGSAIGTIKKEVQELTHKKGACATAGKTPLFKPGKGMTVEGQIGFLAGDIFLYLSENGPTPVTKITSVMKDRGSLSLLGAALGWLAREAKISFSKDGTKVSIL